The proteins below are encoded in one region of Apium graveolens cultivar Ventura chromosome 4, ASM990537v1, whole genome shotgun sequence:
- the LOC141721158 gene encoding preprotein translocase subunit SCY1, chloroplastic codes for MLITARDVCSWSKFSTFTTPKHHYNYKYNSPKLPRYYSTSICRSSLSLNPKPNSDLHSNSCKTAVFDTLGISSDKSFNLNSAWDSFIGLFESSSGTKRDKPLPRGVAAAIEDTSIDFGDFFKGPLPGKFLKLLGFLALSRLGIYIPLGGVNREAFTGSLDQNSILSTLDSFSGGGIGRLGICSLGIVPFINASIVFQLLTQLYPKLQDLQKREGEAGRKKILQYTRYASVGFAIVQAIGQVLYLRPYANDFSTQWVLSSVILLTLGSVGTTYIGERITDLKLGNGTSLLIFTSIISYLPASFGRTVAQAFQDGNYTGLITIVISFVLLVLSIVYVQEAERKIPLNYASRYTSKAGGLQKSAYLPFKVNSSGVMPIIFSTSSLALPGTLARFTGLSALKNAALALNPGGSLYVPTNIVLIAFFNYYYTFLQLDPDDVSDQLKRQGASIPLVRPGKSTATYIKTVLSRISVLGSAFLAILAGGPALIEQTTHLTAFRGFAGTSVLILVGCATDTARKVQAEIISQKYKNIEFYDIEKY; via the exons ATGTTGATAACTGCAAGAGATGTGTGTTCTTGGTCCAAGTTTAGTACTTTCACAACTCCTAAACACCACTATAATTACAAGTACAACTCTCCAAAGTTGCCTAGATATTATTCTACCTCTATTTGCAGAAGCAGCCTCTCTCTCAACCCAAAACCCAATTCTGACCTCCATTCTAACAG TTGCAAGACAGCTGTTTTTGATACCTTGGGCATCAGTTCAGACAAGTCATTTAATCTAAATTCTGCCTGGGATAGTTTTATAGGCTTGTTTGAGAGTTCCTCAGGTACAAAAAGGGACAAACCTTTACCTAGAGGAGTAGCAG CTGCAATTGAAGATACTAGTATCGATTTTGGTGACTTCTTTAAAGGACCATTGCCCGGAAAGTTCCTTAAGCTGTTAGGTTTCTTGGCCCTTTCTCGACTTGGAATATATATACCTCTAGGTGGAGTAAATAGGGAGGCTTTCACTGGGAGTTTAGATCAGAACAGCATCTTAAGCACCTTGGATTCATTTTCTGGAGGAGGCATTGGACGTCTTGGGATATGCTCTCTTGGTATTGTACCTTTCATTAATGCGTCGATTGTGTTTCAGCTTCTAACTCAACTCTACCCTAAGCTGCAAGATCTTCAAAAAAGAGAAGGTGAAGCTGGAAGGAAGAAGATACTTCAATACACTCGCTATGCTTCTGTTGGATTTGCCATAGTACAG GCAATTGGCCAAGTACTCTACCTCCGACCTTATGCAAATGACTTCAGTACCCAGTGGGTTCTATCCTCAGTTATCTTATTAACACTTGGATCAGTTGGTACAACGTATATAGGCGAACGGATCACTGACTTGAAACTTGGAAATGGAACATCTCTTCTGATCTTTACAAGCATTATATCCTATCTGCCAGCGTCTTTTGGTAGAACAGTTGCACAGGCATTTCAGGACGGCAACTACACCGGACTCATCACTATTGTTATCTCTTTCGTGTTGCTAGTACTTAGCATTGTTTATGTTCAG GAAGCAGAAAGGAAAATTCCGCTTAATTATGCTTCAAGGTACACTAGCAAAGCAGGCGGGCTTCAAAAATCTGCGTACCTCCCATTTAAG GTGAATAGTTCAGGAGTGATGCCAATTATATTTTCTACATCATCTTTAGCACTACCGGGTACGCTAGCACGATTCACCGGCTTGAGTGCGCTAAAAAATGCTGCATTGGCTCTAAACCCAGGGG GTTCTTTATATGTCCCAACGAACATCGTGTTAATAGCCTTCTTCAACTACTACTACACTTTCCTGCAATTGGACCCTGATGATGTGAGTGATCAATTAAAGCGCCAGGGTGCCTCAATCCCACTTGTACGGCCTGGTAAAAGTACGGCGACATACATTAAGACG GTTCTAAGTCGAATATCAGTTCTGGGTTCTGCTTTTCTGGCGATTCTCGCTGGCGGCCCTGCGCTGATTGAGCAAACTACACACCTGACTGCTTTTAGAGGGTTTGCTGGCACATCAGTTCTCATTCTTGTTGGTTGTGCTACAGATACAGCAAGAAAAGTTCAAGCTGAGATAATATCACAGAAGTATAAGAATATAGAGTTTTATGACATTGAGAAATATTAG